The Glycine soja cultivar W05 chromosome 9, ASM419377v2, whole genome shotgun sequence sequence taaattttactcaattataaaaaaatattaggaaaGAAAATGTTATGTCGTTAACATTCAtctctttaattataatttagttttcaaGTGTGAGTGTGATTCCTTTCTAATGTTTCAATTAGAAGCAAAAGAAATTGACATGAAATTTTTTGATTAttcataatatacatatattattttttattattttgatttattggaTTTCACAATTTGTATAAggaaacttaaattttttttaagttgtactTAGATTAAGGAATGCCTTTATGATATGTTAGCAGTGAATCCGGATCCTTATGTTAGAGGATGGGATGATTGGTTATCTAGTGACAGAAGGATCAAGGATGTACTAAATAGTTTGGAACCCTTACATGACTAGTGTTAATCACATTCACAAGtgtttcaaattgtcataagtaATAAAGTAAAAcgaaagtccgagtgtcgagtctacagagactttgtttgtacttagattggtACAAACTCAATTTTCAAGCAAGAGATAAGGAATTGAAAGTGGAAAATTAAAgggaaaagtaaaagataaaaagacaagaaaaataaacaatgattTGAATGCGAAAGATGAATTCACAATTCAAATGTATTGGGGCCTATCATGCCTGACTACCGTTGATGCAATGTTAATGtgtttttctatttaatattattctaaTTTCCACCCACATCTACTATGATACTCAACCCTGATCCCTCACGTTGaagaatttaatttatctattctcTCTCCCAACAACTCCTTTTGTAGAGATAAAACACTAAATTGCATCTTGGTCTATTAAGTGAGACTAAGAAGTTTCTCTCTAACAACTTTgaatgaaagatatgggtgaggcaGACTATGTGATAGGAATAGAAATATTTTGTGATAGATCACAAGGACTGTTAGGCTTGTATGAGaaatcatatattaataaagttttagagAGATTCAGAATGGATAAATGTTTAACATCTCCTGTTCCAATACaaaaaggagacaaatttaATCTCATGCAATGTTCAAAGAATGATCTGGAACGAAAATAGATGGAAAATATCCCTTATGCATTTGTTGTTGGGAGTCTGATGTATGCTCAAACATGCACAAGGCTATATTAGCTTTGTAGTTGGTATGGTTGGTAGATACCAAAGTAATCCAGGATTGGATCATTGGAAAGCTGCAAATAAAGTCTTAAGATACTTGCAAGGGACAAAGGATCACATGTTTACTTATAGGAGATCTAGTCATCTTGAGGTGATTGAATATATAGATTCAGATTTTGCTGGTTGTATAGATACAAGAAAGTCTACATTTGGTTATGTGTGTCTTTTAGCTGGAGGAGTGATTTCATGGAAAGGTGCAAAGCAGTCAGTCATTGTTGCATCCACCATGGAAGCTGAATTTGTGGCATGCGTTGAGGCTACAGTTCAGGTAATTGGTTGAAGAATTTTAATTCAGAATTTGGAGTAGTTGACAATATTGCCAAGCCGCTGAAAATTTATTGTGATAATATCGCAGctatcttcttttttaaaaacgACAAGTATTCTAAAAGTGCTAAGCATATGGAATTGAAATACTTTGCCGTAAAagaagaagttcagaaacatATAGTGTCAATAAAACATATTATCACTAATCTAATGATTGTTGACCCTTTAACAAAAAGGTTACCGTCCAAAGTATTTACTGGTCATGTAGTGAATATGGGCATTATGTCTGCTAGTGAATGTTGAatgctattattattaataatgtcTATTTGACACTTTGAGCTCATTATTGTGTAAGTTTCTGAAATTTGTGTTTTCTACTTTATGTGT is a genomic window containing:
- the LOC114368432 gene encoding uncharacterized protein LOC114368432 gives rise to the protein MVGRYQSNPGLDHWKAANKVLRYLQGTKDHMFTYRRSSHLEVIEYIDSDFAGCIDTRKSTFGYVCLLAGGVISWKGAKQSVIVASTMEAEFVACVEATVQVIG